One Lysinibacillus sp. OF-1 DNA segment encodes these proteins:
- a CDS encoding response regulator transcription factor, producing the protein MIRVLLAEDQQMLRGALTSLLSFEPDIEVIAEVADGLKAWDYIQQELPDVCLVDIEMPHLSGLELAEKIKQANLPCKVMIVTTFARPGYLQKAMDCEVHGYLLKDEPIDYLIATIRKIMQGEKVVSKDLAATLFMKEQNPLNEREIAVLQLVKEGLTTNEISKQLFLTKGTIRNYLSTSIQKLQVESRQQAAQIASDKGWL; encoded by the coding sequence ATGATACGTGTATTACTAGCGGAGGACCAACAAATGCTACGCGGTGCCTTAACATCGCTCTTATCGTTTGAACCAGATATTGAAGTCATAGCCGAGGTGGCAGATGGGCTAAAAGCATGGGACTACATCCAACAGGAGCTACCAGATGTTTGCCTCGTAGATATTGAAATGCCCCATCTGTCTGGGCTAGAGCTAGCTGAAAAAATTAAACAGGCTAACCTACCGTGTAAAGTGATGATTGTCACAACTTTTGCTCGGCCTGGCTATTTACAAAAGGCTATGGATTGCGAGGTACACGGCTATCTATTGAAAGATGAACCGATCGATTATTTAATCGCTACCATTCGAAAAATCATGCAGGGAGAAAAGGTGGTTAGTAAGGATCTAGCCGCTACCTTGTTTATGAAGGAGCAAAACCCTTTAAACGAACGAGAAATTGCAGTACTACAGCTTGTCAAAGAGGGTTTGACCACAAATGAAATCAGCAAGCAATTGTTTTTAACAAAGGGTACCATTCGCAATTATTTATCTACCTCTATTCAAAAGCTGCAAGTGGAATCAAGACAGCAGGCTGCTCAGATAGCAAGTGACAAAGGCTGGCTATAA
- a CDS encoding sensor histidine kinase, translated as MKITLLLLYLGAFYNALWHKNGRLLVASLVGFIVITILSIYIEPFMLIFGFTFADLLGRAKSKWHIGCGILAIAIMFLTVMYLATDSFLQKESQVLVPIMMFQLVLPILIYFVEKSKNLQAELADVNMQLVQQEERQRIARDLHDTIGHTLTMIKIRTELTTKLIDRDPSKVKQELDDILATTRTALKQVRELVSDMNFISLQTELVHCKQLLQSANITTSLHNQCPQIVLSSVEETMLALCVREATTNILKHSQAKKCHIIIQYHTGQYTLIMKDDGIGLQQKGFGNGIHSMKERMHILQGYATINSHTPTGTSVTLTLPIQDGKEPTS; from the coding sequence ATGAAAATAACATTGCTCCTTTTATACTTAGGAGCTTTCTATAATGCTTTATGGCATAAAAATGGGAGACTCCTTGTCGCATCATTAGTAGGCTTCATCGTTATCACTATACTAAGTATTTATATAGAGCCCTTTATGCTTATTTTTGGCTTTACCTTTGCCGATTTACTTGGACGGGCGAAATCAAAATGGCATATCGGCTGTGGAATATTAGCCATCGCGATCATGTTTTTGACGGTCATGTATCTGGCGACAGACTCCTTTTTACAGAAGGAATCACAGGTGTTAGTACCTATCATGATGTTTCAGCTAGTATTGCCAATTCTTATTTACTTTGTGGAAAAGTCGAAAAATCTGCAAGCTGAATTGGCAGACGTCAATATGCAGCTTGTTCAGCAGGAGGAGCGACAGCGTATTGCAAGAGACCTTCACGATACAATTGGTCATACACTCACAATGATTAAAATTAGAACGGAACTAACGACAAAACTAATTGACCGAGATCCTTCAAAGGTGAAGCAAGAATTGGATGATATATTAGCCACTACACGTACAGCCTTAAAACAAGTGCGTGAGCTAGTATCTGATATGAATTTCATTTCGTTACAGACGGAGCTAGTGCATTGCAAACAGCTTTTACAAAGTGCAAATATCACAACAAGCCTTCACAATCAATGCCCTCAAATTGTTCTTTCTAGTGTGGAGGAAACGATGCTCGCATTATGTGTAAGAGAGGCTACGACCAATATACTCAAGCACAGTCAGGCAAAAAAATGCCACATCATCATTCAATATCACACGGGACAATACACGCTAATCATGAAAGATGATGGCATAGGCTTACAGCAAAAAGGATTTGGCAATGGCATCCACTCGATGAAGGAAAGAATGCATATCCTGCAAGGTTATGCCACGATTAACAGCCATACACCTACAGGCACGAGCGTAACTCTTACGCTACCAATTCAAGACGGAAAGGAGCCCACATCATGA
- a CDS encoding DUF418 domain-containing protein: protein MQMQQRLPFIDMLRGFAVLGTLGTNIWIFAYLGDLSYITTSNYSGWWSFQDFLRMVVLFFVNGKLLGLLTIMFGVGLQLKYQQALRRGNAWPGVYLWTIVFLGLEGLLHYTLVMEYDILMSYAATAFIVAFLIRLGNKAMTWAFYLFGSFHVLLILLIFISTLQGVGVSFNGMESVATLYENGSWLAQVQHRLTNFLFYRSEAIFIIPMNIFLFLLGVKLMRNDVFSQTDRGRQIRQKLFTIGIYIGIPLNLLIFIPGGLFDFPVRYLCAPILSIGYIGILGKLVEYKRFNWLWQRFAQVGKMSLSCYVLQNILASFIFYGWGLGLGGHVNSVIAICIWLTLSFLQLVMASIWLQHFQLGPMEWIRQKSIRAMTQQFATKEGVGNKNIS from the coding sequence ATGCAAATGCAACAAAGACTTCCCTTTATCGATATGTTAAGAGGCTTCGCCGTTTTAGGAACGCTTGGCACCAATATTTGGATTTTTGCTTATTTAGGTGATTTATCGTATATCACAACAAGCAACTACTCTGGTTGGTGGTCCTTCCAGGATTTTTTACGAATGGTAGTCTTATTTTTCGTCAACGGTAAGCTACTAGGCTTGTTAACGATTATGTTTGGGGTAGGTTTACAATTAAAATATCAGCAAGCCTTACGCAGAGGCAATGCTTGGCCTGGGGTCTATCTTTGGACAATCGTCTTTTTAGGGCTAGAGGGACTGCTTCATTATACCCTTGTCATGGAATATGATATTTTAATGAGCTATGCTGCTACAGCCTTCATCGTTGCCTTTCTCATCCGATTAGGTAACAAAGCCATGACATGGGCTTTCTATCTTTTTGGCAGCTTTCATGTCCTACTGATCCTCCTTATTTTTATCAGTACATTACAAGGTGTTGGTGTTTCCTTCAATGGGATGGAGAGCGTTGCCACATTGTATGAAAACGGCTCATGGCTAGCACAAGTACAGCATCGTCTGACAAATTTTTTATTCTATCGATCAGAGGCTATTTTCATTATCCCTATGAATATCTTTTTATTTTTACTTGGTGTGAAGCTTATGCGCAACGATGTATTTTCACAAACAGACAGAGGACGGCAAATACGCCAAAAGCTGTTTACGATTGGTATATACATTGGCATTCCCCTCAATTTACTTATCTTTATACCAGGAGGGCTTTTTGATTTTCCTGTTCGCTATTTATGTGCCCCTATTCTTTCGATTGGCTATATTGGAATTTTAGGGAAACTGGTAGAATATAAGAGGTTCAATTGGCTTTGGCAACGTTTTGCACAAGTCGGTAAAATGTCTTTAAGCTGTTATGTCCTTCAAAACATACTTGCATCATTTATTTTTTATGGTTGGGGCCTTGGCTTAGGAGGGCATGTCAATAGCGTGATCGCCATTTGCATTTGGCTAACTTTGTCATTCCTACAACTGGTCATGGCGTCTATTTGGTTACAGCATTTTCAATTGGGTCCGATGGAATGGATTCGTCAAAAATCCATTCGAGCAATGACGCAACAATTTGCAACAAAGGAAGGTGTAGGCAATAAAAATATATCCTAG
- a CDS encoding class I SAM-dependent methyltransferase, with translation MIRIQGSHYLTFLAQFGIGGAHPGGINLSKALFSTENITPGADILDVGCGTGQTAAYLATAYQASVTGIDIHPVMIKKAQKRMQKARLPVRLLQGSIEKTSLPNESFDLILAESVLAFVNQQQALQEIYRLLKKSGRFIAIEFTKPITLPPDLADDIQQFYGFKSLLMKKDWVKLLQQAGFHDIRIQKNQSISSKPEFDVSAAIESEFYEVMDQHLAMNEKYQPFLDYRIYTCTK, from the coding sequence GTGATACGCATTCAAGGCTCACATTATCTTACCTTTTTAGCTCAATTCGGCATTGGAGGAGCGCATCCAGGAGGAATTAATCTATCAAAGGCTCTCTTTTCAACAGAGAATATTACGCCAGGCGCCGATATTTTAGATGTAGGATGTGGTACAGGACAAACGGCTGCTTATTTGGCGACTGCCTATCAAGCTAGTGTCACAGGCATCGATATTCACCCCGTCATGATCAAAAAGGCGCAGAAACGAATGCAAAAAGCGCGTTTACCCGTCCGTCTATTGCAAGGCTCAATTGAAAAAACTTCGTTACCAAATGAATCATTTGACTTGATTCTAGCTGAATCAGTACTAGCCTTTGTAAATCAGCAACAGGCTTTGCAAGAAATTTATCGTTTATTAAAGAAAAGTGGACGCTTCATTGCTATTGAATTCACCAAACCTATAACTCTTCCCCCTGACCTAGCAGACGACATCCAACAATTTTACGGATTCAAGTCCCTCCTGATGAAAAAGGATTGGGTAAAGCTACTGCAACAGGCTGGTTTTCACGATATTCGCATACAAAAAAATCAATCCATCTCCTCCAAGCCTGAATTTGATGTTTCCGCAGCGATTGAATCCGAGTTTTATGAGGTCATGGATCAGCATCTTGCCATGAACGAAAAATATCAGCCATTTTTAGACTATCGCATCTATACTTGTACGAAATAA
- a CDS encoding NAD(P)/FAD-dependent oxidoreductase gives MQHVYDVTIIGGGPAGLYSAFYSGLRGLKTKLIESQSQLGGKVLLYPEKLIWDIGGHPPVLGEQFVKQLIEQAKTFDPTILTDTKVDLIERQNDVFIIHTAAGEKHYSKTVLLAVGGGIINPQKLTLEGAEKYEMSNLHYTVQSYKRFVDKDIMISGGGNAAIDWAVELSPIAKSVTLVYRKEHLSAHEATVQEALDAGVNIECNTTITKLSANADKTAIQLVTCENTKTQQSYTRQIDEVIVSHGYNREASLAFDEAIAIPKKDDYYFEGKATGETAQPGIFAAGDILSFEGKIHLLLGTFQDAANAVNSIKTYLEPTAYRHGMVSSHNELFKEKNRSIIEKQLVQAD, from the coding sequence ATGCAACATGTATATGATGTGACAATTATTGGTGGCGGCCCTGCTGGCTTATATAGTGCCTTCTACAGCGGTCTGCGTGGATTAAAAACAAAATTGATTGAGAGTCAATCACAGCTTGGCGGAAAAGTATTACTTTATCCTGAAAAGCTGATTTGGGATATTGGCGGACATCCTCCTGTTTTAGGCGAGCAATTTGTCAAACAATTAATCGAGCAAGCCAAAACATTCGATCCTACCATTTTGACAGATACAAAAGTAGATTTGATTGAACGCCAGAATGATGTTTTTATTATCCATACAGCAGCTGGTGAAAAGCATTATTCTAAAACGGTGCTGCTAGCTGTAGGTGGTGGTATTATTAACCCTCAAAAACTGACGCTTGAGGGCGCTGAAAAATATGAAATGTCAAATTTACATTATACCGTTCAATCCTATAAACGTTTTGTCGACAAAGATATTATGATTTCTGGTGGTGGTAATGCAGCCATCGATTGGGCTGTTGAGTTAAGCCCAATTGCTAAAAGCGTGACCCTAGTTTACCGTAAAGAGCATTTATCAGCGCATGAAGCAACGGTACAGGAAGCACTTGATGCGGGAGTAAATATAGAGTGCAATACGACGATTACAAAGCTGTCAGCGAATGCTGATAAAACGGCTATTCAATTAGTAACATGTGAAAATACGAAAACGCAGCAAAGTTATACCCGTCAAATCGATGAGGTGATCGTTAGTCATGGCTATAACCGTGAGGCATCTCTCGCATTTGATGAAGCCATTGCTATTCCCAAAAAGGATGATTATTATTTTGAAGGGAAAGCAACAGGTGAAACGGCACAGCCAGGTATTTTTGCGGCTGGTGATATTTTATCATTTGAAGGAAAAATCCACTTGCTACTAGGAACATTCCAAGATGCAGCCAATGCGGTCAACTCCATTAAAACGTATTTGGAGCCAACAGCCTATCGTCATGGCATGGTATCGTCTCATAATGAGCTATTTAAAGAAAAGAATCGCTCGATTATTGAAAAACAACTTGTCCAAGCCGATTAA
- a CDS encoding NERD domain-containing protein: protein MILLARQPSDSQKILEAMLQRLPQTHKEYAYVRERLGRVKAGLAGEQRVDAEWLELDLPTPHYFLHDFQTMNDFGSTHQMDTIFLCPHFLLILEIKNITGILSYDASYAQLTRTTIEGTVEGMVDPFLQLERHVAWMKKLLQRERFHLPIVHAVVLATRNGILTKGFEGQPIFHVTGLRSCIQRWTEMYQPVKAETLLPFATRLLSMHTRLKKEMTVPFKEMMKGVVCPHCGNGQRLQYHYRKWTCPRCGLVDHNALNRTLEDYRLLVGPQLTNRSFREFFAIESPNLAYKLLQQLPLKAEGEKKHRKYWIID, encoded by the coding sequence ATGATTCTATTAGCACGGCAACCATCAGATTCGCAGAAAATACTGGAGGCGATGCTACAAAGATTGCCTCAGACACACAAGGAATACGCGTATGTACGAGAGCGTTTAGGACGTGTCAAAGCAGGGCTCGCTGGTGAACAGCGTGTCGATGCAGAATGGCTTGAGCTGGACTTACCAACCCCCCATTATTTTCTCCATGATTTTCAAACAATGAATGACTTCGGTTCAACACATCAAATGGACACCATCTTTCTCTGTCCCCATTTTTTACTGATCCTAGAAATCAAAAATATAACAGGCATTCTCTCATATGATGCTTCATACGCTCAACTAACACGCACGACCATAGAGGGTACGGTCGAAGGGATGGTTGATCCATTTCTTCAACTGGAGCGGCATGTGGCCTGGATGAAAAAATTATTACAGCGTGAACGTTTTCATTTACCAATTGTGCATGCAGTTGTACTGGCAACGAGAAATGGAATTTTAACAAAGGGGTTTGAGGGGCAGCCTATATTTCATGTGACGGGGCTGCGTTCTTGTATCCAAAGATGGACAGAGATGTATCAACCCGTAAAGGCAGAAACCCTCTTACCCTTTGCGACACGTTTATTGTCGATGCACACAAGGTTAAAAAAAGAGATGACTGTGCCTTTTAAGGAAATGATGAAAGGCGTAGTATGTCCTCATTGTGGGAATGGACAGCGATTACAGTATCACTATAGAAAATGGACTTGCCCTCGCTGTGGATTGGTGGATCACAATGCATTAAATCGAACATTGGAGGACTACCGATTACTAGTCGGACCACAGCTGACCAATCGAAGCTTTCGTGAATTCTTCGCCATTGAATCCCCAAACCTAGCGTACAAATTGTTGCAGCAACTACCTTTGAAAGCAGAGGGTGAAAAAAAGCATAGGAAGTACTGGATTATAGATTAA
- a CDS encoding MarR family winged helix-turn-helix transcriptional regulator: MTIEQEFFNQYRLMYRPFINQLNVQLEPYQLYSSQWAVLRFLKDKGPHSFVDIANFMSIEKPSVTKLVHKLVELGYVETMTGKDKREKLVHLSKHGEELVLEIKSHLNPFFVQALAGVPKQDIDIATQVLARICMNIN, encoded by the coding sequence GTGACAATTGAACAGGAATTTTTTAATCAGTACCGCTTAATGTATAGGCCATTTATTAATCAGCTGAATGTGCAGCTTGAACCTTATCAGTTATATAGCTCGCAGTGGGCAGTGCTTCGTTTCTTGAAGGATAAGGGTCCACATTCTTTTGTAGATATCGCTAACTTCATGTCTATAGAGAAGCCAAGTGTCACGAAGCTTGTACATAAATTGGTGGAGCTAGGCTATGTGGAAACGATGACGGGCAAGGATAAGCGTGAAAAACTGGTACATCTATCAAAGCATGGGGAAGAGCTTGTGCTGGAAATAAAGTCGCATCTAAATCCGTTTTTTGTGCAGGCATTGGCAGGTGTGCCGAAGCAAGATATTGACATTGCGACACAGGTTTTAGCAAGAATTTGTATGAATATCAATTAG
- a CDS encoding MFS transporter — MEATRKKLWTKDFLIVSLINFTITLIFYLLMVTIAAYAVEHFNASTSTAGLVSSIFIIGTLLGRLGTGRIIGDWGSKKTLFCGLLLFMLSTMSYFVAGNLPLLMVNRLIQGIALGIASTATGTIIAQILPPERRGEGIGYYSLSAILATAIGPFIGILLTQLFEDYRMIFAVDSVLAIICFFMYFIVTVPDAPKKATDTAVKAGFKVTNFIEMRAVPIAFVALVIGFAYSGVMSFMTFYAKELHLVSAGSYFFIIYAIVILATRPFTGKLLDTRGANIIIYPCLVLFAIGMYAFSSATTTIAFLIAAACIGVGYGNFNSVAQAIAIKVTPNERLGLATSTYFIFYDLGLGIGPYFLGLFVPSMGYSAIFFAMVFVIFVSIVLYYFLHGKHENLKQAKIL, encoded by the coding sequence GTGGAAGCAACTAGAAAGAAACTATGGACAAAGGATTTTTTAATTGTCTCACTTATTAATTTTACCATTACGTTAATCTTTTATTTATTAATGGTGACCATCGCGGCTTATGCTGTGGAGCATTTTAATGCTTCTACAAGTACAGCGGGGCTGGTATCGAGTATTTTTATTATTGGAACATTGTTAGGGCGGCTTGGTACAGGGCGTATTATTGGTGATTGGGGTAGCAAAAAAACATTGTTTTGTGGCTTGCTGTTATTTATGTTATCCACGATGTCTTATTTTGTAGCAGGCAATTTACCGCTGCTTATGGTTAATCGTTTAATACAAGGGATTGCTCTTGGGATAGCTAGTACAGCAACGGGAACCATTATTGCACAAATTCTACCGCCGGAACGACGTGGCGAAGGGATTGGTTATTATAGCTTAAGTGCGATTTTAGCGACAGCTATTGGTCCATTCATTGGCATTTTATTAACACAATTATTTGAGGATTATCGCATGATCTTTGCAGTCGATTCGGTTTTAGCTATTATTTGCTTTTTTATGTACTTCATAGTGACCGTACCAGATGCACCGAAAAAAGCGACGGATACAGCTGTGAAGGCAGGCTTTAAGGTGACAAACTTTATTGAAATGCGTGCGGTGCCGATTGCCTTTGTGGCACTTGTTATTGGCTTTGCCTACTCAGGTGTCATGTCCTTTATGACGTTTTATGCAAAAGAGCTACATTTAGTATCAGCAGGAAGCTATTTCTTTATTATTTATGCCATTGTCATTTTGGCTACCCGCCCATTTACAGGGAAATTATTAGATACGCGAGGGGCTAATATTATTATCTATCCTTGCTTAGTGCTTTTTGCAATTGGCATGTATGCCTTTAGTTCAGCGACAACAACGATCGCCTTTTTAATCGCTGCTGCCTGTATCGGGGTTGGCTATGGAAACTTCAACTCCGTTGCGCAGGCGATTGCTATTAAAGTGACACCGAATGAGCGTTTAGGACTTGCGACATCCACGTATTTTATATTTTATGATTTAGGTTTAGGTATTGGGCCTTATTTCTTAGGGCTATTTGTTCCTTCTATGGGCTACAGTGCGATCTTCTTTGCTATGGTCTTTGTCATTTTTGTATCGATTGTGCTTTATTATTTCTTACATGGAAAACATGAAAATTTGAAACAAGCAAAAATCTTGTAG
- the efeO gene encoding iron uptake system protein EfeO has translation MKNRSFLSVLVAGGILMAGCGNTEEAKKEDKPATEQAEQATQEVDLSAELSAYQQFALEQMDQFLLDTEKFVNLFKAGDIEGAKAAYAPARMYFERSEPIAESFGDLDPRIDGRLADIQEEGKGEEEWSGYHKLEYALWEENTTKGYEAVADQLLADAKELHALVQTVEVTPDLMITGAVDLLNEVSTSKITGEEEIYSHTDLYDFKANIEGAEKIFEILRSKLEAKDSTLVSTLDEKFKAVDDLLAQHATADGGYVSYEELTEDNTKALAAAVNQLGEPLSQMGIILE, from the coding sequence ATGAAAAACAGATCATTTTTGTCGGTATTAGTAGCAGGGGGCATTTTAATGGCTGGCTGTGGCAATACAGAAGAAGCTAAAAAAGAGGACAAGCCGGCAACAGAACAGGCAGAGCAAGCGACACAAGAGGTGGATTTATCTGCTGAACTATCAGCCTATCAGCAATTTGCTTTAGAGCAAATGGATCAATTTTTACTGGACACAGAAAAATTCGTAAATTTATTCAAGGCGGGCGATATTGAAGGCGCTAAAGCAGCGTATGCGCCAGCACGTATGTATTTTGAGCGCTCAGAGCCAATCGCAGAAAGCTTTGGTGATCTTGACCCTCGCATCGATGGACGTTTAGCGGATATTCAAGAAGAAGGAAAAGGCGAGGAAGAATGGTCAGGCTATCATAAGCTTGAGTATGCACTATGGGAAGAAAATACAACTAAAGGTTATGAGGCTGTAGCAGATCAACTGCTTGCGGATGCGAAGGAATTACATGCACTAGTGCAAACGGTGGAAGTGACACCTGATTTAATGATTACTGGTGCGGTAGATTTATTAAATGAAGTTTCAACATCTAAAATTACTGGTGAGGAAGAAATTTACTCACATACAGACCTGTATGATTTTAAAGCGAATATTGAAGGCGCAGAAAAAATCTTTGAAATTTTACGTTCAAAATTAGAAGCGAAAGATTCAACACTAGTGTCAACACTTGATGAAAAATTTAAAGCGGTGGACGATTTATTAGCGCAGCATGCAACGGCTGATGGTGGTTATGTATCCTATGAGGAATTAACGGAAGACAATACGAAAGCACTTGCGGCAGCGGTGAATCAGCTTGGTGAACCATTAAGTCAAATGGGGATCATTTTGGAGTGA
- the efeB gene encoding iron uptake transporter deferrochelatase/peroxidase subunit, whose protein sequence is MTTSNEEKLINKKISRRDMLKLTSIGVAGVAIGASGLGGVMKAMGYDVFETAADSTTASNKINFYGEHQSGIVTPVQTNIYFASLDVLVTSKKELQELFQQWTPLVVRLMNGELMVDVSTNTRVPTGDTGEAEGLDAANLSITIGVGPSLFDKLGMQHVKPAELKNLPHFPKDQLQKEYTGGDLCIQACADDPQVAFHAVRNLVRAASGKVEIKWSQAGFNSFPAGGGTPRNLFAFKDGTVNPAITDEKDLNKIVWVDKGWLKGGSYLIARKVQMHLETWDRTSLKDQEATFGRYRDSGAPFGKTKEFDDFDVEAKDDKGNYIMPDTSHVHLARKSGARVLRRSYSYASGVMSNTGTHDAGLIFISFQKDPAQFTTIQNSLGRMDKMNEYITHRGSAVFACFPGVQKGSYLGEALFNAL, encoded by the coding sequence ATGACAACGTCCAATGAAGAAAAATTGATTAATAAAAAAATTTCTAGACGTGATATGTTGAAGCTGACAAGCATCGGTGTGGCAGGTGTTGCCATCGGTGCCTCCGGTTTGGGTGGTGTCATGAAAGCGATGGGCTATGATGTTTTTGAGACAGCAGCAGATAGCACGACGGCTAGCAATAAGATCAATTTCTATGGCGAGCACCAGTCGGGTATCGTGACACCTGTTCAAACGAATATTTATTTTGCTTCTTTAGATGTGTTAGTGACATCGAAGAAGGAACTACAAGAGTTGTTCCAGCAATGGACACCTCTTGTTGTGCGTTTAATGAATGGTGAATTAATGGTCGATGTTTCGACGAATACGAGAGTACCAACAGGTGATACAGGAGAGGCAGAGGGCTTAGATGCAGCCAATTTATCGATTACTATCGGTGTAGGTCCTTCGCTATTCGATAAACTGGGAATGCAGCATGTAAAACCAGCGGAGCTAAAGAATTTACCACATTTCCCTAAAGATCAGCTACAGAAGGAATATACAGGTGGTGATCTGTGTATTCAAGCCTGTGCAGATGATCCACAGGTGGCATTCCATGCAGTGCGCAATTTAGTACGAGCTGCTTCTGGTAAAGTAGAGATTAAATGGTCACAGGCTGGCTTTAACTCGTTTCCAGCTGGTGGAGGGACACCTCGAAATCTCTTTGCCTTCAAGGATGGTACGGTGAATCCAGCCATTACGGATGAAAAAGACTTAAATAAGATTGTGTGGGTGGATAAAGGCTGGCTAAAGGGCGGCTCTTATTTAATCGCACGAAAAGTTCAAATGCATCTTGAAACATGGGATCGCACATCATTGAAAGATCAAGAGGCTACATTTGGTCGTTATCGTGACAGTGGTGCACCATTTGGCAAAACAAAGGAATTTGATGATTTTGATGTAGAGGCAAAGGATGACAAGGGCAATTATATTATGCCTGATACGTCACATGTTCATTTAGCACGTAAATCGGGTGCACGTGTTTTACGACGTTCTTACTCGTATGCATCGGGTGTCATGTCGAATACAGGAACCCATGATGCAGGGCTAATCTTTATTTCTTTTCAAAAAGACCCAGCCCAATTTACAACAATCCAAAATAGCTTAGGGCGTATGGATAAAATGAATGAGTATATTACCCATCGAGGCAGTGCCGTGTTTGCTTGCTTCCCTGGTGTACAAAAGGGGAGTTATTTAGGTGAAGCACTTTTTAACGCGCTGTAG